A stretch of Brassica rapa cultivar Chiifu-401-42 chromosome A08, CAAS_Brap_v3.01, whole genome shotgun sequence DNA encodes these proteins:
- the LOC103847940 gene encoding uncharacterized protein LOC103847940, with product MEKVNFFAIIFMVLLVVTRVSAEEPPVKVTANEVTLAAEAAASSFKSSAGEAAQGARTWADWATSKFRNAGVNFEKAPDSE from the exons ATGGAAAAAGTAAATTTCTTTGCAATAATCTTTATGGTGTTGTTGGTCGTGACAAGGGTTTCTGCGGAAGAGCCACCGGTGAAAGTGACGGCCAATGAGGTGACTCTTGCGGCGGAGGCGGCAGCATCGAGTTTCAAAAGCAGCGCCGGAGAGGCTGCTCAAGGGGCCAGAACATGGGCCGATTGGGCTACGAGCAAATTCAG GAATGCTGgcgtaaattttgaaaaagCACCCGATTCAGAGTGA
- the LOC103847939 gene encoding uncharacterized protein LOC103847939, with translation MGRKAGNLYINPKKLGGIAKPCMKEMVTFLNCMALNKCKDDNCEKQKNLLSVCMNGHAEKSKSWGNINYHLQRLTRGRK, from the exons ATGGGGAGAAAGGCTGGAAATTTGTACATAAACCCGAAAAAGCTCGGTGGTATAGCGAAACCATGTATGAAGGAGATGGTGACGTTCCTCAACTGCATGGCTCTCAACAAATGCAAAGATGATAACTGCGAGAAACAGAAGAACCTCCTGAGCGTTTGTATGAACGGACAt GCGGAGAAGTCCAAGTCGTGGGGAAACATCAATTACCATTTGCAGAGGCTAACCCGCGGAAGAAAGTGA
- the LOC103847941 gene encoding protein DETOXIFICATION 19: MADPIISSSPLLDDNVNDRGSISFSWVQKLIDVEESKAQIVYSLPMIFTNLFFYCIPLTSVMFASHLGQLELAAATLANSWTTVTGFAFMVGLSGALETLCGQGFGAKSYRMLGIHLQSSCIVSLVFTIFISILWFFTESVFGLIRQDPNISKQAAIYMKYQAPGLLAYGFLQNILRFCQTQSIVTPLVVFSFVPLVINIGISYVLVYLTSLGFIGAPIATSISLWIAFLSLGTYVICSDKFKDTWTGFSLESIRYVVTNLTLSLPSAAMVCLEYWAFEILVVLAGLMPNPEIATSLVAICVNTEAISYMLTYGLSAAASTRVSNELGAGNVKGAKKATSVSTKLSLVLALGVVVTLFVGHDGWVGLFSNSPLIKDEFASLRFFLAASITLDSIQGVLSGVARGCGWQRVVTVVNLGTFYFIGMPIAAFCGFKLKLYAKGLWIGLICGLFSQSSSLLLMTIFRKWTKLNSSV; the protein is encoded by the exons ATGGCTGATCCCATCATATCAAGCTCTCCATTGTTGGATGATAATGTAAATGACAGAGGAAGCATAAGCTTCTCTTGGGTTCAAAAATTGATCGACGTGGAAGAATCAAAGGCTCAAATCGTTTACTCTCTTCCAATGATATTCACAAATCTTTTCTTCTATTGTATCCCTTTAACCTCTGTGATGTTCGCTTCTCACCTCGGCCAGCTCGAGCTTGCCGCTGCAACCCTCGCCAATTCTTGGACAACCGTCACCGGTTTTGCGTTCATG GTTGGTTTAAGTGGAGCACTGGAGACATTATGTGGACAAGGCTTTGGTGCAAAAAGCTACAGAATGTTAGGGATTCATCTACAATCATCTTGCATAGTCTCATTAGTCTTCACCATCTTCATCTCCATCTTGTGGTTCTTCACAGAATCAGTTTTCGGACTTATCAGACAAGATCCTAACATCTCAAAACAAGCTGCAATATATATGAAATACCAAGCTCCCGGGTTACTCGCTTACGGATTCTTACAAAACATACTGAGATTTTGCCAAACACAATCAATCGTTACTCCATTAGTTGTCTTCTCATTTGTTCCCTTGGTGATTAATATCGGCATATCCTATGTTCTGGTTTATTTAACTAGCCTTGGGTTCATTGGTGCTCCAATAGCTACATCTATTTCATTGTGGATAGCTTTCCTTTCTCTTGGGACTTATGTGATCTGTTCCGACAAGTTTAAGGATACATGGACCGGATTTTCACTGGAATCAATCCGTTATGTAGTAACAAACTTGACATTAAGTCTCCCTTCTGCTGCTATGGTGTG CTTGGAATATTGGGCGTTCGAGATCCTTGTGGTCTTGGCAGGACTGATGCCGAACCCGGAAATAGCCACCTCTCTGGTAGCTATATG CGTCAACACGGAAGCAATTAGCTACATGTTAACATATGGACTTAGCGCAGCTGCAAG TACTCGTGTGTCGAACGAACTTGGAGCAGGAAATGTAAAAGGTGCAAAGAAGGCGACTTCTGTTTCCACCAAGTTGTCGTTAGTTCTTGCTCTTGGCGTAGTGGTTACTTTATTTGTAGGTCATGATGGTTGGGTTGGGTTATTCAGCAATAGTCCTTTAATTAAAGATGAGTTTGCATCATTGAGATTCTTCCTTGCTGCCTCTATAACTCTTGATTCGATCCAAGGTGTTCTATCAG GAGTGGCCAGAGGATGCGGATGGCAAAGGGTAGTCACGGTTGTAAATCTAGGAACATTCTACTTCATTGGAATGCCTATTGCAGCCTTCTGTGGTTTCAAGTTGAAGTTATATGCCAAG GGTTTGTGGATTGGTTTGATATGTGGGTTATTTAGCCAATCCTCATCTCTCTTACTTATGACAATTTTCCGGAAGTGGACAAAGCTGAATTCTTCGGTCTGA